A stretch of DNA from Pristis pectinata isolate sPriPec2 chromosome 35, sPriPec2.1.pri, whole genome shotgun sequence:
AAGCTAGAGTTCTATGCATTCAAGTTACATGCAAGTGACAGCCCATTATATCCCCAGCTTGTTTATTTGATCCATTTTAGAGTTAAACAgcaagtgaaaacatttcaaaccTACAAATTTCCTTCATCTCACCCAGTAAGTCTCCCAATTAGTATTCAAGTCCACAATCTGTGCTAGTTACCTGTGGCGTCGTGGTTCCTCAATCAGTTGGACCCTTCGCCCACTGATCTCTTTTCCATCCAGTTTATCAATTGCATTTTTCAGATCACTGTAAGAAGCGAACTCCACAATGCTATAGTgaagataaaaatcaaaatagTCAGGAACAGAATGATTCTACAAATACAAAGAATGATTTCCAAAAATCAATGCTTATTAGCATTGCAAACTAATATGCAAATCAATTAAGCCAATTTCATTTTTGAAACCAGTTGTTAATTTGCTAGTGGCACACTTGCAATCATGAAAACATGTGTTTGTGCAGCCAGTCACTTCCagagctgattatctgaaatggtGGCATACAAGCAGAACTTGAGGGCCAGCTGCAGAATATAGCACACCAAACAGCAAATCTACACACTCCTCTTTCTACCTCCTTTCCCCATCCAAAAACCCAAGTATGTTCTCACTCTTTCCTCAAGTACATGCTGAAGTCTCTCCACCCCTATCCAAAAATCAACAAGCCTGGTCAAAGCACCCAAAGGATTCCTTTCCTACAGAGTCAATTCTAGGGTTTAACTACAGAGTTTGTAGCTTCCTTTAATCATCTAGACATGCAAGCTGCCAGGTATGCAGCAACTAAGTTTGTGTCTTCATGTTCAAATGGCACTTAAATCCATGATTCCACCAAAGCCTTAAGATGAACCAGAACCAAGACCCAATGGCAAATTTCCAACCCCTGCTGTTCATAATGCCAAGCTCCATTCTTGCTTAAGCTGAAGCATCACTGGAACACTCGAATTTTAACTCAAGACTTTACTAGTCAAATGAGAGAAACCACAACCAAAAGGTGGAGGTCCCTCCCAGGAGCCCTCACCTCAAATTTCTGCTGTTTCACTACTTAACACAAAAATAGCAGAAAGTGTGAAACCACCTTAGCTGGGCATGCTAAAATTAGTATATAATTCAGTTAATATGCAACACAACAGCTAATTGGGATTCCACAttcagaattaaaatggcaacTAAGGAACTAAATGGGAGGTTGCATTCTCTTACCCTTCATTATTGTGGACTCTATGAGCATCAGTGAAGGTCACTTCACCAGCCTGTCGCATGATGTCCTTCAGATCCTACAAACAGGAAAAACCCTTAATGGAGTTCACACAGGAACAAGCACACAACACAATAACCACCAGTTAATTGCCtcagaattgggatgtcatgctaTGGGGCTTTAAGTGTATAAGCCTCTGCAGATGTGGATTGCTTATGATATAGCTGAATGTCACCTGCTAACAGGTCTAAACCTCTCCACAGCACAAAGGTATGCTAAAGATTGGCACAATTAACATACTATGGAACAATGCTGTTAGTTGCACCAAACTTTTCAGATTAGTGCTTAAATTCCTGTAATAGTCTGATCAGGATTCAAAATACTATCTTCAGTATATCAGTTGCCCCGGTTATCAGGCTTTTGTCAACTCATACTCAaccaagtgggggggggggggggggggggggggcggggtgggaagAGCTTGGTTGGTGACAGCTCTAATCATTTAGAGAAATTCATCAGCCATGCTGGTAGGAGCAGTTGGTTGGGTTCAAGAATCATTCCTTCAACTTGATCAAATAGTCTGTAAAAGAAACTTGTGCAGCTTTCCACTGTTTTTGAAATACCAATATTAGTCAAGGTAGGAGAATGGAAAGACAATACTCTCCACTTTAAGATCATTGCCCCCACCCAGTTTCCATTTCCTCCACACCGTGCATCTTGATTGCTCTATAAACATTTGCCATCTCTTGCTTCATTCAAGTAGTCATCAAATTGATAATGCACATGAGATGATCCCAATGGGATGCATGGAATTATAGATCCCTAGAAGGGAAAGAAACCTTGTAATAGTGTTCAATATCATGACATCCCCATTCCAcacattaaaaatataaagtaatAAATTAGCCTTAGGTTACCCACACATTTACAATTTTAGGCAACCATCCAAGACCTACATGATGCATCTAAGCAAAGGGTGCACCCACTCAATACAATACCCTCTCGATACAGCTTCTTGGGGCATGGCCCTCCCTCAGTGGCACCGAATGTGCCTGCCACCCTGGGTAAGTGCCACCAATAATCATGGGTTGGGTGAAGGCTCGGCCACCTTATAAGTCAATCTCCTGACAAGCCTCCGAGCGAGATCGACACGGTTTTTTTTTCTTACACCAGGACTGGGAATGCGACAGGTGTCGATGCCATCGGTGACCCTAGGATCAGTACAACCCAGAACCCGCGTCCAGCTGCCTGAATAATCGTGGGAGCCGACTGGCAAATTAGTCAACACGGGACTTTTCCAGATACAGGACGCGACAACACGAGTAAAGGGAACTCCTGGTCAAAATGCCAATGACCTCACGACAAGCTGCTAAACAAAGGTTTTCAAGTTTAGTCAAGTGGTCATTAATTGCCAACAATATTAAGCCATCAGATTTATACAGTGTACAATTATCACAGTTAAAGGAGTAAAAGTGGAGTtgttaaaattcaaaaatcagaAGTTTAATGGGCATTCGTTTTAAAAGTTTGTGCAGAATACCATTAGATTTCATCTTAAAAAAGTTTTAATTGAGCCTCCCTAGATCATATTTTCACAAAAATAACCCAGCATGTATCAATGCAGCATTCCTTGCAGATATCATCTATCGGTTAACTTTTCAAAAAGGGATTGTCTACCCGGTAACACTCAACATAAACAGGAAGAGGGAAGAGCAGGCTAGGTGGCAAAGCACCTAGCACAGAATGTCAGGAAGCATTTCCTTCCATAGTAATTAATGTTGAGCAAGACCTTCCGGCTGAGGTACCAGAAGCAACAGTTCTGCATGCAATTCGGAACATGACTGATGGCCTGGGACAGAACAGAGGGAGAATGGAAAGCAAAGCTTCCTATAAGTAGTATTCTCCACCTATTATCACCTTCTCCCAAGTACCCTCTTCCACAAATAAAATCTCTCCAGTTAGGCTTTTCTTTTCCCCATCAATACCACAGACAATTAATAGGTGATAGGAGATTAAAAGTGTGTATGAATAACTGATCGCAAGAATGGACAAATGTGTGCACAATGTAGTTATGCAATGGATCAAAAGCTTCATCAACACGAGAATTATTTGGTCATAAACCATCAAGATCAATTTACACTAACCAGTTGTAGCAAGGTGGACTGAAGTTCATTCTCCACCATTTCCAAGGAGCAACATTTTACTGCCAGGCATTTCATAAGCCACTTGATTAACGAAGACAGCAGTGGCAAAAACACCTTGGAGCAAATCGCTCACCTTCCGTTGATACACGTCACACAAATACCTGCCTAAGATCCAGGAAAATTGTCCATGCAATGTGTTGAGAGAACACAAAACTGTAACCTAGAAGCCACAAATTCAAGGTACAATGATTTGCTAGGGAAACAAGATGCAGTAAATAGGTTAATAATTAGAGCTGCCATTAACAGACTTCCAACTTGCTCAATGGACCTACTCAAATTCCTACAAAGTATTCGTATTATGCACGCAGTTTCCTCAGGTCCAAGGGTAAAGCAAGCTATGGGTTATATTTATGAAGTTATGACCCATGTGTTTAAGCACAGGCATCCATGAACAATTGAAATTAACTATTTTAAATTCttgatttatatttaaatatgtttACCCACCTGCCAACTAACACGGGAAGAGAGATTCTTCACAATCAGGCGATAGTCAGTGCGAACTGGAGGCCcatatctggaaaaaaaatcaaagcagcaCTTGAAAGCAACAAAGGAAGTTAGATCAATAGGCACCCATACAACAGCATCTGCCTTAAGAATCCAAGTTGAGAGCAAGCCAAGATGCTTGattcattttttaaagaaatgtcagAGTTCCAATATGTACCTACAACTCTGAAAGAATGATCATGTTTCACCCATGACTTCTAGGTGAGGGTGAAAATAAAACTAACTCAGACCAGACAATATAGGAACCTCAAACATGTACAAGTCATGTTGCCATCTCTTGcccttcagcattttcagttccagggaggaataaaaaaatgacaatttCCACTAATTGCTGGAAAACACATTAGGGAGCaagggagaaagaaaaaccaaTACTTCAGGCTGATGACAAAGTACGATTTGTTAGGAAGGACAGCTCATAAGCATAAAAACAGCCAGGAGAgaactgtttaaaacaaaaaggcatgATTGGCACATGATGCATGATAGTACATGCCCAAAGGTGacaaaaattatgagagatgGGTCTAGAGAAGGCAAAAGTGACTACAGATGCAACCAAGGAAGCCAAAGCCCAGAGGTTAGGGCCAACCTGCTGGCTGTTTCACTCATTACAGAATTCAAGTGAAGAAACAGGAAACCTGATGTTATCCTTTTCAAATTTTCCTACCCcaaagattttatttaaaaaagtaaaCCAACATTAAGCCCATTCCTTCCTGTTAGTTTCCACATCTATCCATTCTTTACCTTAGTCCACTGCTTCGTTCACTTCTGGGGCGATAGTAATTAAACCTTCCACCAAATCTGCCCCCTCCTCTCCGGGGTGGTGCCTTTGCAAGTTCCACAGTGATCCTAGACAagagttttgtaaaaaaaaaattcaaataaaaatgcTACATAAAAACTCAGTTGCAACTTAACAGAACCTTGAATTGTTTAAGAAATAAATTTTTCCAAGCATAAATTGGACTTCAATGCCAAACAGAATTCTAGCAACAGCACACAGACAGGATGCAAATGATAACCAGAATGAGGATCAAGTTCAACATAGAGACATCCCAGCATTCATTCTGAAACGTTTACATGCTGAATTGGGTGTGGTACTACAAAATTTCAGTTAAAGCAGCTGATGGTTCTAATCAAGTAGTTAATTAGAACCACAGTCACTATAGATGCCCAAATTCCAGCAATTCATTGAAATCCTTGGACCATTTTCAGGATGGTTTTAGATTGATGAACTTAGTTGTAATTTATTCCATAGCAGTAAGGCACTTACCGCTCCCGGAACAGTTCCTTCCCATTGAGCTCATAAACTGCATCATCAGCATCCCGAGCATCATCAAATTCCTAAAGCAAAAGACAAGATTTCATTTTAGTCAATGCTTAAACAGGTTTCATGAACACATTCATAAAAAGACTTTGATCTAGACAAGCCAGAAGTCAGTTCAAGTTCCACCATGGCAACAAATGAAACCAAGTCAGATAATCTGCAGATGGGTGCCAAGATTCAAGAGtcacaatatttcaaaatcaGTTGCCATTCTGCATTACTAAAGTTAAATGGGTTCAGAATTATGCATTACAAAACTATATTGACTTCTAATGCCTCAAATGGATCTCAAACCAATTTGACAAGCTAATTGAATTGAGGGAAGGCAGAAATCAAGAGAAAACTGACGGTAACTTGTACAAAAGTAACAACTTTAAAGTTTAATTGCTATGGTTGCTATACTGCATCACAAGCAGTTAAATAATTAGCTGAAGTGACAATCAACCACTGTACTGCTTGGGAAACAAAACACCACAGAAAGAAAACCTGAATAAGGGTTTGAATTGCATCAGGTGGACTACACTAGAGAAAAATGCAATCTGGTTGGTGTTCAGATTGGTAGTATCACAAAACACAAAATCTAATCTCAACCACTGAGATGAGGTCTTGTACCACTTCCCTGAACAACATAACTTGTATTCATCATGAACAGTTAAAGGATTTAGAACAGCTGATTTAATTAACATAAAGGGACTGTAAAAAGCACAAGTTCTTGGTGACAGCATTGTCAGCAGGTAGGTTTTATGCCCCTACAATGGGAATTTCAGGGGATTTACTGAGCACTAATCATCCAAATGAGTTGGTGATAGGGGATAAAAGAAAAAGGGGCCTAGGCAATTTAAGTGTTCTGCTTGGTGATACAAGGCCACACCATTAACAAGTCACTGCAATACATCCAATGGAACACACTATCACACACACGATTACAGATCTGCTGACTGACTAGGCTCAAATATTGTGACAATCTAGCCAAATGTTCCAACACACGGTTAAGGCTTTAAGTACCCATCATTTTATATTCTTGAAGCTAGAGCATTAAAATAGCTCAGCCAATTTGTCATTTGACATTCCCAGTTCTTGTCAGTGAGGAAACTTGATGTTAAAATATCAAGGATGGGATGTCTCTTGTTTAAAATGGTCATCACTGGCACCTGACAGTATAAATCAGTGTCCTCTAATGTGCTCCCAAGGCTGATGCACACCACTTCAAGGGTGTCATTAATGGAGCTGATGAGAATCAACAAAAACACCCAACTCTCAACCTTAAGATGAGGGATGATTAAAGCAGCCAAAGATTGTTAGGCTACTGATTCTTCCATTCTTTCAAACCCTGAAGACAGACTTCAGAAAGCCATAATTTTTGCATTGGGTTTCTCTTGCTGTTTTCATTCTGACATCCCACCCACTGAAAGTTTTCCCTTAATAGCCACATGTAACAGTATTTATGATAACACTGCCAATGACTGCAACTGCCATCTTTCTTGGCAGGAGACTGCAGGTTTGGAGGCACTGAAGTAGCCTAGCTGACTAACAGAAGTGCCTGTTGGAAATGGTACACAATGTGACCACTGCACCAGTGATGGAGaaagtgaatgtttaggatgattgGGGTACCAAACAAGTGGTCTGCTTCATCTTGGTTGGGTTTGAGTTTCAagctgttagagctgcactcatcaggCAGGTGCAAAGTATTCCaatcacactcctaacttgtgccttggTGATGGTAGGAAAGCTTTGGGTTGTCAGGTGGTGAATCACTAACCACAGAACACCCAATCTCTTGCCTGCTTTTGTAGTTATAGTATTATATAGCTGGCCCAGATGAGTTCCATTCAAGAATGACTCCCAGGATGTTAAAAGTATGTGTCCTggcaatagtaatgccattgaactgATGGCACATTTAAGGTTTTGATTAGTGCAAGCAGTGTTCAATGTTTCTTCATTTTTATACATCCTGGAAAATTAGCTTGTTTCTGACCCAAAGTCAAACAAATCTGCCTTAAAATATGCCAAATATATGGACACAGGTACATATCCTGCTTGCACCAACAACTTCtacaatttcaaacaaaaaatctCTACCATTTTCCTGGTTTGTGCCCAACTTTAAATAATTCAGTTAAATGTGGGACTTAATTATTTAAGTTACTGTGCAAAAGCAAGTTGTTGCTGGGGTAAATGAGACACCCTTGAAACATGATATGCTGTTTTGCTGTGGTGAAAGTGCTCTCCCTTCATCACAAACCAGGCAGTACAATAACTCACACCTCTGCTATAAAAGCAGCCATTATGAAACATTTGATTAAGCAACAGTGACGCCCATTGAAACAAAGTAGAATGTACTTCATAGTTATCTGTTCAGATGGATTACTTTGTACATCGAGGCTGCAAATTTGGAGTCAAATCAAGAATCTAGTTgtaaaacattaataaaaaaatcattttaaggcTCATGCTGTGTTCTCAATTTACTGGATACAATTTCAGTGGAACTGAAACGTCATTAAAATATAACCGAGAAAATCTCAccagttgttcaagaaaggggacCAACGCATGTCCTCAGTGCATGAGAAATACCACTGTTTTAATGTTTACTTGTAATTCCTCATTGTGAAATCCATGCCCATGAACCTACCTTAGATTTGGGCCTGTACTAAgaatgttacttaccacttatcAGTGACCACTAAAAGATATAATCAAAGGCATTGAACAATATTGATTTTCCCCACCCACATCCAAAGAATTACCATTAAGCAAAAATCCAACAAGACAGACCATATTAAAGCCACAACAACCAAATCAACAGCAGGATTAAAAAATTCAAAGCACAAGTAAAACAGATTACCAAGAGACTGTGGAGTAGCAGGAGAGAAATAAGATCTCATCTATAATGGCAAAAAGCCAACCCttccagcccaactagtccactcTAGTGTTTATGCTTCCCACCTTTTGTCATCTAAGATCTATCAATACAACTATTCCCTTTTTTATGCATGGCCAACCTCCTTTAAATGCAGTAGTATTCACACTAATCTCTGCTTTTGGTATTGGGTTCCATATTTACAAAATTCccaacagcaattttttttcatttcctggTATTGATGGCCTCTAGTCTTCCTTAAAACTCCTCAGAATACACTAATTCCTGTAAACTTCTGTTCCCTCTCAGTGCCCTATGGACAACACGCCACCCTGATCTGTACTAACCAAGGTTCAATATAACCTTAGCATAACCTCCCTTGTTTTCAATCATATCccttttaaaaaagtatttttaaaagtgGCCTCGCTAACCTGTGACACATTTTAGTGATCATTTTTGTACACTGGACCTTCATTATGTGCAAATGACACAACTTCCCTATTCTTTCTCAAAAGCATACTACCTTCTATTTGTGTTGAAGTTGCCATTTgcatatttatcactgttctcaGTATATCTTTCATTTCCTCCACCCAAAATACATTGCACCTGCAGATCTAGAAATGAATTGTGTCCAGATCATCATACATTGTGAACAGTAGTCCTATCACACAAACTCACAGAACATCACTACTTACCTGTCTTTATTGAATAGCTACTCTTTATTCCCACTATCTCGATCCACTACTGGCCTCAACCTTGAATTCTCcaaaaaggcatttgaaaatCTAGGTAATATTACATCCGATTCAATGTCGACTCATTCTCAAACTCACTTGTAAATCAGTTACATTTGAGAGGAAGTCTACTTACAGTAGAACATTCTGGGGAAAATGCCATTCCTCTCTTGGCTAGCATTATTACCCAAACATGGTTTGAAAACCAAAAATTTAATTCAATTGGTACATCCACTCTTTCCCAGCGGTAACGAGGTAACCAAGTGCAACACAACatgaacttgggggggggggggaaagaggagaaaaAACAAGTCACACTGAATTTAATTGAGAACAAAGGCAAAATACTCACCACAAACCCAAACCCTCTCTTCAGGTCAATTTCACGAATACGTCCATAGCctttgaagaacttttccacatcACGTTCCCTCACCTGAGGGCTCAGGCGACCAATGAAAACACGGCAACCattcattttgaaattttatagtctaaaaaaaattattgcaatAAAAATACAGCATTAAGAGCCAAAATTTCAGAAGGATTGAATTGAAGTGACATACATAGACCAATGGTCCATAAATACCAATTATGAACCCTACAAGTCACACAAAATGGCCCCATTGGTTACATAGAGATGATCTGTTTTATGAAAATAGTTACTTATGAAGGTCAGATTGACAAACTGCCCTATTACATTTTAACAACAGCATacaaactgtaaaaaaaattaccaactTTGGAGATTGCTAGAAATTTACAAACTTGAATGGCACGCAACCCACATTAACAAAAGCTAGTTACAAATTTCAGCTCTCAACCTTCAGATAATAATCCTGAGAAATTTCCAGAAATGAAATGGAATTGCCCCAGAAATCTAGGCAATAGCCTTTTGCtaagagcatagaaacagaccagcAACAGTGCTCCAGATGACAGCATACCAATGAGCAACACAATGAAGTAGTAATTAAATGTAAAACAATGACGAATGCTACTTATAGATTTTCCCAACCAGTAATCTGAACTGTATTCCCCTATTGCAAGTCTGGAGCTTGAACAGTTATTAATTTTAACATTACACCCAAAGGAACAGCGAAGCTTTTAAGATAAAACAAACTTCCCTTTGGTTACTTCCTCCtcagttttgattttttaaaaaaaaaccattgtTAATAACCAACCACCAATTTTTAAACTGGATTAAGATTTTTAATAGCCATCAATTTACCACAAAAAAAGAAATCCTACCCTTCTGGAAAATATACCTTTACACCCAACACATAACGACATTATAAAAATTATATCTCAATGCCTCGAAGCAGAAGTGGGAGTCAGCTTTTCCTAAATTATAACCTacgttttgtttttttaaaagggacccgaTGAAAAATCTAAGGAATTTACAACAATTGTCCTCAATTTATCAAACGAGGCAAAATGGTGTAACACGATTTAATTCGCCCCCcccctttttaaaaataagccCTTTAGATCTTAAAATCTGTTCCCAAATTAGTGTTTCAAACGCAGTTGAACCTTTAGGGAGAGAAAACAAACGGCGAGGGAACATTTAGACCCATTTCCTTTCCGGAAAAAGGACAAGAGACGTAAAAAGGGCGAAGAAAAACACGACCGAATGCGCCGTttagaggctgtggagagggtttATTTTCGGTAAACATTGCTGAGGTAacgggggggaaggggttggttGGCACCAAGTACAAAGGCCTCTCGAGAAACGCCGAGAAGGTTCGAGAAAAAACAAACAGTTGAACCGACGAGGCAGCAGCGCCctcgtcccctcccccacccgggccgggccgggccgagCCGCCGCCCGGCCGCCCTCACACACCGGCTGGCCGCTCACCCGCACCTCGCTCGGCTTCCCGCTGCCTCTCGGTGTGTCTCCCCCCTGTGCTCGTCGCCCTGATCACTCGCTGTCCGTCCGTCCGCCCTCCCGCTCACTTCACTCCGCTCCGCTCCGCTTCTCCTTCGCCTTGTTTCCACCTCAAGTCATTTGACGCCAACGTCACGCTGCAGTGGAACGGGGTTTCCGAGTCCCGGCCGCACGGGCTGCCTTATGACGTCAAACCCCCAACGTCCCGCCCGTCTGCCTCATTCCTGCTTCGCGCCTCGACCCCGCCCCCTCCTCTGTCAATCATCGCCCACGCCTGTCAATCACGCGGAGTCtaggccccgccccctccccccagttTCTATTTTCCTTTGGTGATTGCACGGTTCATCCTGGACTGGCCTGGCTCCCCCTTCTCCGGAGTGGGAGCTGAAGGGAGATATTCAGTATTATAAAGCGTCCAGAGAATGTTTCCTTTTATGGGGAAgggaatcagagagagagagggagagagagagagagagagagagagagagaataggcctGGGGAGTGTAAattgagggagggagtgagggagtgacttggggggagagagagagagaggaatcaagggagggTAAAAGGAGCAGGGCAGGGGGAGGTTGGAGTCAGGGGAGGGTaaaaggagtgggggaggtgggtcCAGGGCGGTGTAAAAGCAGGGAAGGGGTCCAGGGGActgagggggttgggtggggcaGGGAATTGTAAATGGAGCAGAAAGAAAGTAAGAGAAAGGGGCCATGGGATTGTAAAAGAAGCAGGGGGAGAGATAGGGGTCAGGGGAATGTAAAAGGAGAAAGAGGCGCAGAGGGGTTACCAGGTTTGGGAACTTACCCCCTGAACTTTAGGGTCATCGTCTCTGCTGTTTGAAGCCGTTTCCCAAGTGTCTTGCTCCCACTCCAACAGGGGGGATCTGCTCCATCGGCTGGGAAGTCCCACTGGGGCCCCAGCAGGACACCACGGTCTGCTGACCTCCAGCCACACCAGAAGGGCAGCTGAAGTTTTCATAGAGATGTCTGCAGTTTCTGGGCTTGGCTGTATGCTTCAGGTGGCATAGCTGATGGGCTCAGCTAGAAGGTGGACAACTACCAATTGGGTAGCCAGTCCTGAAGAGGGTGTGTCACGGCAGCCTGTGCACAGCCTCACACTTAGAGCAAATAGCTAGTAGCTGGAGATTGGGGAGCAGTGGTGTGGGAAAATCAATAAGAAAAGGGCTAACTGGGAGAAGGTGAGCaaatggggtgggtgtgtggagggaTGGGGACAAAGGGAATGGGGAGATTGAAGGAGGCAATTAGAGGTAAGGGGTCAGAGATAGGGAGAGGAGGTGAGGAAAAGTGTGTGCACAGTTATGTGTTTGCCCGAACACACTCTAAATCTACACAGCCTTGTCTCCAATTGACTGggacctccttgccattggaccaagacctcgCTCTGTCAAGACCGTGTGTTAGCTGGTGTGTAGTGGCTATCCCATGTTAAAAGAATCCACACACAGGCACCTTGTGCTCctcagtggaagcaagtcatcctcaattatGAGGAACTGCCTTAGAAGAGGGAGAAGATAGTCAGCAGGAAATCCAACGGGGAATTTGGAAGGAAAGTACAAAGGATGATGAGAAACAGGAACTGAAGATACGTATAGAGacatttaaggggaggctggacaagtaTACAATGATAAACAGGATCACGCCGATGGATTTAAATGGGGGCAGATGGGAGGAAGTTCAAGTAGAGCATATATGCtgtcatggactggttgggctgaatggcctgtttctgtgctctatgcaaTATGGATTGTAAATTTTCTTTCCATGTCtctgctcctcttcctcctcttgtgctcctcttcctcccccttgtAACACTTCCCATACCATTTAGTTGGATCATTACCCCAAAGTCATCAACTCAAACAGATATAATGACAGAGAATTGATTTTACTTAACATAAACGGTGCAAAAACGAACCATTTTATCCAGCCCGGACAGTCCATACCAACATCAAAGCCACCTTCCATTTTCAGTATCTGACTCCAGCAGCCTGACCAAGGTGACAATAGGTGGACCAGAGAGAAAGTTACCGATGCAGTAAGTGCAGTTGGGTAAATTCAACAATGAGTGATCTTATTGTACCAGAAAGGAATTTAAGTTGCTTTCACCGCTGAGTACGATGCACTCTTATCTCCCTCCTGATATGTTTCCTTTAAACTCATCTTAAATGCAGCTTGTAATGTTTTCACAAAGACGTTGCTGTGTCTCAATACATTCCTAAAGGCTTTACACTCCTGCACTTTTCACATTAACTATAACATGTGGTAACAATTTCCACATCAGACTCTCTTGGCAAAGATTTCTTGGTGTCTGACTTTTTGCTAATGTTTTGTTCTTCCCCACAAATGAATATTCTAGTTTGTGTCTATCCTATTAAAACTTTCTGTGCTTTGATAAACCTCCAATAGTTACTAAAAAGTCAGAGGTGTTGACAGGAACCTAGGCTTAGGTTGTTGGTGTCTTGCTCCTCAGTGAGAGATCTTTAGTGTTTTCCTCCCCAGCCTCTCTGTACTAAACATATTCTCATCCTTGGTGATGTCAACTTCTATCTTACCTCATCATGGTCTTTCTCCCCTCTGAGGCTTTTGCCTTTCAGTCTCTCCCTCCGatgtaccc
This window harbors:
- the LOC127586344 gene encoding serine/arginine-rich splicing factor 5-like, translated to MNGCRVFIGRLSPQVRERDVEKFFKGYGRIREIDLKRGFGFVEFDDARDADDAVYELNGKELFRERITVELAKAPPRRGGGRFGGRFNYYRPRSERSSGLRYGPPVRTDYRLIVKNLSSRVSWQDLKDIMRQAGEVTFTDAHRVHNNEGIVEFASYSDLKNAIDKLDGKEISGRRVQLIEEPRRHRSWTRSRSRSSSRSRSYKGSRSASRSVSRSPSRSRSRSRSRSPARDTKRQRNESRSPSRSPEVKRRRKPTQSRSRSNSPGKSARSWSGSREQSPVNSAE